One window of Biomphalaria glabrata chromosome 6, xgBioGlab47.1, whole genome shotgun sequence genomic DNA carries:
- the LOC106059902 gene encoding glutamine-dependent NAD(+) synthetase-like isoform X2 has protein sequence MSSRRYSSEGHRGTQAVTPRQGIQKAKSSGARFRAGQELEISGYSCSDHFFESDTFLHSWEVLARIIAHQDCQDILCSVGMPVRHKNVSYNCQVFFLNKKILLIRPKIMLANEGNYREHRWFVAWTKLKEVEDHFLPRMISDITGQRLVPFGDAVISTYDTCIGAEICEELWNPMSRHIEMALDGVEIFANGSASYHELRKMYIRVDLVKSATMRSGGVYLFCNGFGCDGERCYWDGGSMIAMNGDIIAQGPQFSLEEVTVVTATVDLEDVRSYKQKLGSRSQLAASVKAFPRICADYALSEGDEYNLLVDTKPIVFKLLSPEEEIRLGPACWLWDYLRRSGQGGYFLPLSGGIDSSSSACVVASMCHLICDAVAAGNRIVLHDIQRITGQTDYVPKDPKELASHLFTTCYMGSENSSLETKTYAAELADQIGSYHIGITIDVAVKALLSIFSAACSVMPKFRAHGGSLRENLAMQNVQARVRMVLAYLFAQLSLWARGKSGGLLVLGSANVDESLRGYLTKYDCSSADVNPIGGISKTDLRKFIQHCAKFFKFTALEKIYKAPPTAELEPLEEGRIAQTDEEDMGMTYDELSVYGKLRKQNSCGPYSMFCKLLHISSSECPPEQIAEKVKHFFRSYAVNRHKMTVLTPSYHCESYSPDDNRFDQRQFLYNAKWLWQFARIDAEVQKANNAIHRIQSDIKKPLEYINSPMVNSPQALNSLGSLNRQNLPNSSGVVVNSPADWNTCRKVPMLTTARVVKIKEEAQSSSQPVQTMNYSVIVKDLQQKRPGDYSVREDSIDKYVRYSYPGRGRGMKMEMEPGNPTW, from the exons GCCAGTCAGACACAAAAATGTCTCCTATAACTGTCAAGTATTTTTTCTAAACAA AAAAATTCTACTGATACGTCCCAAGATTATGTTGGCCAATGAAGGTAACTACAGAGAGCATCGATGGTTTGTGGCATGGACTAAACTGAAAGAGGTGGAAGATCATTTTCTACCTCGTATGATCTCTGACATAACAGGACAG agATTAGTTCCTTTTGGTGATGCTGTTATTTCAACCTATGATACATGCATTGGGGCTGAAATATGTGAAGAATTATGGAATCCCATGTCACGTCATATTGAAATGGCATTGGACGGAGTAGAGATTTTTGCAAATGGCAGTGCATCATATCATGAATTGCGTAAGATGTACATACGAGTTGATTTGGTCAAGTCAGCAACTATGAgg TCAGGTGGAGTTTATTTGTTCTGTAATGGTTTTGGCTGTGATGGGGAACGTTGTTACTGGGACGGAGGTTCCATGATTGCTATGAATGGTGACATAATTGCTCAAGGTCCTCAGTTCTCTCTGGAGGAAGTG acTGTTGTAACAGCTACAGTAGACCTGGAAGATGTGAGATCTTATAAACAAAAACTTGGTTCAAGATCTCAGCTG GCAGCTTCTGTCAAAGCATTCCCTCGAATCTGTGCTGACTATGCTCTATCAGAGGGGGATGAATACAACTTGTTGGTCGACACTAAGCCTATAGTGTTTAAACTTTTGTCACCAGAGGAAGAGATAAG ACTAGGTCCAGCTTGCTGGTTGTGGGACTATTTAAGGCGGAGTGGTCAAGGTGGATATTTTCTTCCTCTAAGTGGAGGCATTGACAGCTCCAGTAGTGCTTGTGTTGTAGCCTCCATGTGTCATTTGATTTGTGATGCTGTGGCTGCAGGAA acagaATTGTACTACATGATATTCAAAGAATCACTGGACAAACTGACTATGTACCTAAAGATCCTAAAGAATTGGCTAGTCATCTTTTTACTACTTGTTATATGGGCTCAGAAAATAGTTCTTTAGAAACCAAAACTTATGCAGCAGAACTAGCAGACCAAATTGGCAG ttatcaTATTGGTATAACTATAGATGTTGCAGTCAAAGCACTCCTAAGCATTTTTTCAGCCGCCTGCTCTGTAATGCCAAAGTTCAGGGCACACGGAGGAAGCCTGAGAGAGAATCTGGCCATGCAGAATGTACAG GCCAGGGTGAGGATGGTGTTGGCTTACCTTTTTGCACAGCTGAGTTTGTGGGCCAGAGGAAAGTCTGGAGGGCTTTTGGTTCTTGGATCAGCAAATGTGGATGAAAG CTTAAGAGGATATTTAACTAAGTATGATTGTTCAAGTGCTGATGTCAACCCAATCGGTGGTATCTCTAAAACAGATTTAAGAAAGTTCATTCAACACTGTGCTAAATTTTTCAAGTTTACTGCCTTAGAAAA GATCTATAAGGCTCCTCCAACTGCAGAACTGGAACCTCTAGAAGAAGGGAGAATAGCTCAGACTGATGAG gAAGACATGGGGATGACTTATGATGAGCTGTCTGTCTATGGCAAACTTAGAAAGCAAAATTCATGTGGACCTTATAGCATGTTCTGTAAATTACTTCATATCAGTAGTAGTGAGTGCCCTCCAGAGCAA ATTGCAGAAAAGGTCAAACACTTCTTTAGATCTTATGCTGTAAATCGTCACAAAATGACAGTGCTGACACCATCCTATCACTGTGAATCTTACAGTCCTGATGACAACAGATTTGACCAGAGACAATTTCTTTACAATGCTAAATGGCTTTGGCAGTTTGCTCGGATTGATGCAGaa GTTCAGAAAGCCAATAACGCTATACACAGAATTCAATCAGACATCAAAAAACCACTTGAATATATAAATTCACCCATGGTCAATTCTCCACAAGCATTGAACAGTTTAGGCAGTTTGAATCGTCAGAATCTGCCCAATTCATCAGGTGTAGTAGTTAATTCACCTGCTGACTGGAACACTTGTCGG AAAGTTCCAATGTTGACGACAGCAAGGGTTGTCAAA ATAAAGGAAGAAGCTCAGTCTTCATCCCAGCCAGTACAGACCATGAACTACTCTGTCATTGTCAAGGACTTACAACAAAAAAGGCCTGGGGACTATTCTGTGCGAGAGGACAGCATTGACAAGTATGTGCGTTACTCTTATCCAGGCAGGGGGAGAGGAATGAAAATGGAAATGGAGCCAGGGAACCCAACATGGTAG
- the LOC106059902 gene encoding glutamine-dependent NAD(+) synthetase-like isoform X4, which produces MPVRHKNVSYNCQVFFLNKKILLIRPKIMLANEGNYREHRWFVAWTKLKEVEDHFLPRMISDITGQRLVPFGDAVISTYDTCIGAEICEELWNPMSRHIEMALDGVEIFANGSASYHELRKMYIRVDLVKSATMRSGGVYLFCNGFGCDGERCYWDGGSMIAMNGDIIAQGPQFSLEEVTVVTATVDLEDVRSYKQKLGSRSQLAASVKAFPRICADYALSEGDEYNLLVDTKPIVFKLLSPEEEIRLGPACWLWDYLRRSGQGGYFLPLSGGIDSSSSACVVASMCHLICDAVAAGNRIVLHDIQRITGQTDYVPKDPKELASHLFTTCYMGSENSSLETKTYAAELADQIGSYHIGITIDVAVKALLSIFSAACSVMPKFRAHGGSLRENLAMQNVQARVRMVLAYLFAQLSLWARGKSGGLLVLGSANVDESLRGYLTKYDCSSADVNPIGGISKTDLRKFIQHCAKFFKFTALEKIYKAPPTAELEPLEEGRIAQTDEEDMGMTYDELSVYGKLRKQNSCGPYSMFCKLLHISSSECPPEQIAEKVKHFFRSYAVNRHKMTVLTPSYHCESYSPDDNRFDQRQFLYNAKWLWQFARIDAEVQKANNAIHRIQSDIKKPLEYINSPMVNSPQALNSLGSLNRQNLPNSSGVVVNSPADWNTCRKVPMLTTARVVKIKEEAQSSSQPVQTMNYSVIVKDLQQKRPGDYSVREDSIDKYVRYSYPGRGRGMKMEMEPGNPTW; this is translated from the exons GCCAGTCAGACACAAAAATGTCTCCTATAACTGTCAAGTATTTTTTCTAAACAA AAAAATTCTACTGATACGTCCCAAGATTATGTTGGCCAATGAAGGTAACTACAGAGAGCATCGATGGTTTGTGGCATGGACTAAACTGAAAGAGGTGGAAGATCATTTTCTACCTCGTATGATCTCTGACATAACAGGACAG agATTAGTTCCTTTTGGTGATGCTGTTATTTCAACCTATGATACATGCATTGGGGCTGAAATATGTGAAGAATTATGGAATCCCATGTCACGTCATATTGAAATGGCATTGGACGGAGTAGAGATTTTTGCAAATGGCAGTGCATCATATCATGAATTGCGTAAGATGTACATACGAGTTGATTTGGTCAAGTCAGCAACTATGAgg TCAGGTGGAGTTTATTTGTTCTGTAATGGTTTTGGCTGTGATGGGGAACGTTGTTACTGGGACGGAGGTTCCATGATTGCTATGAATGGTGACATAATTGCTCAAGGTCCTCAGTTCTCTCTGGAGGAAGTG acTGTTGTAACAGCTACAGTAGACCTGGAAGATGTGAGATCTTATAAACAAAAACTTGGTTCAAGATCTCAGCTG GCAGCTTCTGTCAAAGCATTCCCTCGAATCTGTGCTGACTATGCTCTATCAGAGGGGGATGAATACAACTTGTTGGTCGACACTAAGCCTATAGTGTTTAAACTTTTGTCACCAGAGGAAGAGATAAG ACTAGGTCCAGCTTGCTGGTTGTGGGACTATTTAAGGCGGAGTGGTCAAGGTGGATATTTTCTTCCTCTAAGTGGAGGCATTGACAGCTCCAGTAGTGCTTGTGTTGTAGCCTCCATGTGTCATTTGATTTGTGATGCTGTGGCTGCAGGAA acagaATTGTACTACATGATATTCAAAGAATCACTGGACAAACTGACTATGTACCTAAAGATCCTAAAGAATTGGCTAGTCATCTTTTTACTACTTGTTATATGGGCTCAGAAAATAGTTCTTTAGAAACCAAAACTTATGCAGCAGAACTAGCAGACCAAATTGGCAG ttatcaTATTGGTATAACTATAGATGTTGCAGTCAAAGCACTCCTAAGCATTTTTTCAGCCGCCTGCTCTGTAATGCCAAAGTTCAGGGCACACGGAGGAAGCCTGAGAGAGAATCTGGCCATGCAGAATGTACAG GCCAGGGTGAGGATGGTGTTGGCTTACCTTTTTGCACAGCTGAGTTTGTGGGCCAGAGGAAAGTCTGGAGGGCTTTTGGTTCTTGGATCAGCAAATGTGGATGAAAG CTTAAGAGGATATTTAACTAAGTATGATTGTTCAAGTGCTGATGTCAACCCAATCGGTGGTATCTCTAAAACAGATTTAAGAAAGTTCATTCAACACTGTGCTAAATTTTTCAAGTTTACTGCCTTAGAAAA GATCTATAAGGCTCCTCCAACTGCAGAACTGGAACCTCTAGAAGAAGGGAGAATAGCTCAGACTGATGAG gAAGACATGGGGATGACTTATGATGAGCTGTCTGTCTATGGCAAACTTAGAAAGCAAAATTCATGTGGACCTTATAGCATGTTCTGTAAATTACTTCATATCAGTAGTAGTGAGTGCCCTCCAGAGCAA ATTGCAGAAAAGGTCAAACACTTCTTTAGATCTTATGCTGTAAATCGTCACAAAATGACAGTGCTGACACCATCCTATCACTGTGAATCTTACAGTCCTGATGACAACAGATTTGACCAGAGACAATTTCTTTACAATGCTAAATGGCTTTGGCAGTTTGCTCGGATTGATGCAGaa GTTCAGAAAGCCAATAACGCTATACACAGAATTCAATCAGACATCAAAAAACCACTTGAATATATAAATTCACCCATGGTCAATTCTCCACAAGCATTGAACAGTTTAGGCAGTTTGAATCGTCAGAATCTGCCCAATTCATCAGGTGTAGTAGTTAATTCACCTGCTGACTGGAACACTTGTCGG AAAGTTCCAATGTTGACGACAGCAAGGGTTGTCAAA ATAAAGGAAGAAGCTCAGTCTTCATCCCAGCCAGTACAGACCATGAACTACTCTGTCATTGTCAAGGACTTACAACAAAAAAGGCCTGGGGACTATTCTGTGCGAGAGGACAGCATTGACAAGTATGTGCGTTACTCTTATCCAGGCAGGGGGAGAGGAATGAAAATGGAAATGGAGCCAGGGAACCCAACATGGTAG